From Methanobacterium congolense, one genomic window encodes:
- a CDS encoding LemA family protein, with protein sequence MIIEIIIGIIILIILVGIVVLYNSLVQLRNRVKNAWSQIDVQLKRRTDLIPNLVETVKGYAKHEKTTFEEVTAARSNLMNAKTVAENQVANNQLTGALKTLFAVAENYPELKANENFKDLQAQLSQTEDKIAYSRQFYNDTVLMYNNKCQMFPSNILASAFNFKEAEFFEVAESETATPKVEF encoded by the coding sequence GTGATAATAGAAATTATAATTGGAATTATAATCCTGATAATTTTAGTAGGGATTGTAGTTCTCTACAACAGTCTTGTACAGCTTAGAAACCGTGTTAAGAATGCATGGTCTCAGATCGACGTTCAGCTTAAAAGAAGAACGGATCTTATACCTAACCTGGTTGAAACTGTAAAAGGTTATGCAAAACACGAAAAAACAACATTTGAAGAAGTTACAGCTGCAAGGTCAAATCTGATGAATGCAAAAACAGTTGCAGAAAATCAGGTTGCCAACAACCAGTTAACGGGTGCACTCAAAACACTCTTTGCAGTGGCTGAAAACTACCCTGAACTCAAGGCCAATGAGAACTTCAAGGATCTACAGGCACAGCTCTCACAGACCGAAGATAAAATAGCCTACTCAAGGCAGTTCTACAACGACACGGTCTTGATGTACAACAACAAATGCCAGATGTTCCCAAGCAACATCCTTGCATCTGCCTTTAATTTCAAAGAAGCTGAATTCTTCGAGGTAGCTGAAAGCGAAACTGCAACACCAAAAGTAGAATTTTAG
- a CDS encoding DUF2207 domain-containing protein, producing the protein MDKIQISFILILLVSILTVAGAAYAEDDVSYSMPSIHEDLFVQSNGALHVKEIIHYSFSGTAHGVYRDLHLEEGQSISNLKVSTSGAYSTYTVKDTDDGKRITVYLYSDAQKTNPISGEDVYVTYEYDFLHGIKVYNDVADLQYKLWGEGWEVPVNQLTATVHVASSQGVKYWLNPPYSAEGSEWQGNVFNLTTTKLESGNFFEVRMTIPRSQFAASPQNAVIINQNGLQEIEKIQKDYQNSLNFHNNLNYFLAALLLLLMFVPLLIYLKFGREPKIDYKAEYERDVPTEDPPALVNAICVHGVSKGIGEPDMDGFRATIMDLINRNYLSVGRMSKDDGSFKDDFMGTYLKVNPEKDSSKLEKFELDALDILKSFERDGIIVLEDMGSELEDPDTAKDFRFSYMKWETDLKKRFLSDGQMEEIFNRKGDNYLKAYAVAGLVLACVVGVYTFIDSIPSSQYPLYAAIVLGIISAISLKLPEGIAGQWTTYGEEYDTKWSNFKRYLKDFSLIKEYPPESVAVWNKYLVYATALGVADKVRKAMEMNLPGEVLEDNNIYLFHYYGGYMLLDSALHMGMTSGLNSDVNGVDGLGGFGDVGGGFGGGGGGAF; encoded by the coding sequence ATGGATAAAATCCAAATTTCATTCATTTTAATCCTTTTGGTTTCAATTCTAACGGTAGCTGGGGCAGCATATGCTGAAGATGATGTGTCCTATTCCATGCCCAGTATCCATGAGGATCTCTTCGTTCAAAGTAACGGTGCCCTGCATGTGAAGGAGATAATTCACTACTCATTTTCTGGAACAGCCCATGGAGTTTACAGGGATCTGCACTTGGAAGAGGGCCAATCAATTTCAAACCTGAAGGTGTCTACAAGTGGTGCATATTCCACCTATACAGTAAAAGACACCGATGATGGAAAACGTATAACTGTTTACTTATATTCAGATGCCCAGAAAACCAATCCAATCAGTGGAGAAGATGTTTATGTCACTTATGAGTACGATTTTCTCCATGGGATAAAGGTCTACAACGATGTTGCCGATCTGCAGTACAAACTCTGGGGTGAAGGCTGGGAAGTCCCTGTAAATCAGTTAACAGCCACGGTTCATGTTGCATCAAGTCAGGGTGTGAAGTACTGGTTGAATCCTCCTTACTCCGCTGAAGGGTCTGAGTGGCAGGGAAATGTTTTCAACCTGACCACAACTAAGCTGGAATCTGGAAACTTCTTCGAGGTTAGGATGACCATACCCAGAAGTCAGTTTGCAGCCAGCCCACAGAACGCAGTTATAATAAATCAGAACGGACTTCAAGAGATAGAAAAGATCCAGAAAGACTACCAGAATTCCCTGAATTTTCATAACAATTTGAACTACTTCCTGGCGGCATTGCTGTTGCTGCTCATGTTCGTACCACTCCTGATATACCTGAAGTTTGGAAGGGAACCTAAGATCGATTACAAAGCTGAGTATGAGAGGGACGTTCCAACGGAAGATCCTCCAGCACTGGTAAATGCAATATGTGTCCATGGAGTTTCAAAGGGTATAGGTGAGCCTGACATGGATGGATTCCGTGCCACTATCATGGATCTCATAAACAGGAACTACCTCTCAGTTGGAAGGATGTCCAAGGACGATGGATCATTCAAGGATGATTTCATGGGCACCTACCTGAAGGTGAACCCTGAAAAAGACTCCTCAAAACTTGAAAAATTCGAGCTGGATGCTCTAGATATCCTTAAGAGTTTTGAAAGAGATGGGATAATTGTTCTTGAGGATATGGGCAGTGAACTGGAGGATCCAGACACAGCCAAGGACTTCAGATTCTCATACATGAAGTGGGAAACAGACCTTAAAAAGAGGTTTTTAAGCGATGGACAGATGGAGGAGATCTTCAACAGGAAGGGTGACAATTACTTGAAGGCCTATGCAGTTGCAGGTCTGGTACTGGCATGTGTGGTTGGAGTGTACACCTTCATAGACTCAATACCCTCGTCACAGTACCCACTCTACGCAGCCATAGTTCTGGGAATAATCTCTGCAATCTCATTGAAACTTCCAGAGGGCATAGCTGGTCAGTGGACAACCTACGGTGAGGAGTACGATACCAAGTGGAGCAACTTCAAACGCTACCTCAAGGACTTCAGCCTCATCAAGGAGTACCCTCCAGAATCAGTTGCAGTCTGGAACAAGTACCTTGTCTATGCAACGGCACTGGGTGTGGCAGATAAGGTGAGAAAGGCAATGGAGATGAACCTTCCAGGGGAGGTTCTTGAGGACAACAACATCTACCTCTTCCACTACTATGGAGGTTACATGCTTCTGGACTCAGCCCTTCACATGGGAATGACCTCTGGTCTTAACTCAGATGTTAACGGTGTTGACGGTCTGGGAGGATTTGGTGATGTTGGTGGGGGATTCGGTGGAGGTGGAGGTGGAGCTTTTTAA
- a CDS encoding radical SAM protein, producing MAKKLEVLGEAAKYDRCNYSNFNVDNFLSEKIPGIYNATGGNGCTVPLFKVLMTNKCSNDCRYCINHNKHKFDRVEFSPEEVTSIFLDYYNNRYVEGLFLTSGMPGDAESSMEDMVEVARKLRMEHGYKGYIHLKILPGTSYDLLKRAMTLADRVSINMEAATPDSFEELSSTKNYQTDIIRRMKWIKRLNDRNRDLAPSGQTTQFIVGATSETDEEILKRVEWLYKKIGIKRSYFSQFHALKDTPMEKHEEPHPKRTSRLYQADHLVNSYGFKLEELVFEDGGNMQVDKDPKYCAALSNMDKFPVEVNEASYRELLRVPGVGKLSARRIVELRKRGVRFSRLNELKELGVVVNRAEPFIKLQRSYQTTLGF from the coding sequence ATGGCAAAGAAACTGGAAGTCCTTGGGGAAGCTGCAAAATACGACAGGTGCAACTACTCAAACTTCAACGTGGACAACTTCCTATCCGAGAAGATACCAGGGATCTACAACGCTACAGGTGGAAACGGTTGCACAGTGCCACTTTTCAAGGTTTTAATGACCAACAAGTGTTCAAACGACTGCAGGTACTGTATAAACCACAACAAGCACAAGTTCGACAGGGTCGAGTTCTCACCTGAGGAGGTAACTTCAATATTCCTGGATTATTACAACAACCGCTATGTTGAGGGTCTTTTTTTAACTTCAGGCATGCCAGGAGATGCTGAAAGTTCCATGGAGGACATGGTTGAGGTTGCAAGGAAGCTGCGGATGGAACATGGTTACAAGGGTTACATACACCTTAAAATCCTTCCAGGAACTTCTTACGACCTCTTAAAAAGGGCCATGACCCTTGCAGACAGGGTCAGTATAAACATGGAGGCTGCAACCCCAGACAGCTTCGAAGAACTTTCAAGCACCAAGAACTACCAGACCGACATCATACGGAGGATGAAGTGGATCAAACGTCTGAATGACCGCAACAGGGACCTTGCACCTTCAGGTCAGACAACCCAGTTCATAGTCGGCGCAACATCTGAAACAGATGAGGAGATACTAAAGAGGGTTGAATGGCTCTACAAGAAGATTGGAATTAAAAGAAGCTACTTCAGCCAATTCCATGCACTGAAAGATACGCCAATGGAGAAGCATGAGGAGCCCCATCCAAAGAGGACTTCAAGACTTTACCAGGCCGATCATCTGGTTAACTCCTACGGTTTCAAGCTTGAAGAACTGGTTTTTGAGGATGGTGGAAACATGCAGGTGGATAAAGACCCCAAGTACTGTGCTGCACTTTCCAACATGGACAAATTTCCAGTTGAGGTTAACGAAGCATCCTACAGGGAACTTTTAAGGGTTCCTGGTGTTGGAAAATTATCTGCAAGACGCATAGTTGAATTGAGAAAAAGGGGGGTGCGTTTCAGCAGACTCAACGAGTTGAAGGAACTTGGAGTGGTTGTTAACCGGGCAGAACCTTTCATAAAGTTGCAGAGGTCATACCAGACCACACTTGGATTTTAA